A single region of the Alteriqipengyuania flavescens genome encodes:
- a CDS encoding PepSY-associated TM helix domain-containing protein, translating into MTRRSIRFWYLVHKWASLVATAFLLMLCATGLPLIFHDEIDAALGEDYEASLAGPPSADAGLPLDTMLQTALADRPGEVPLFMAFSQDSPLLTVTTGSAPDAPGSDMTLLFFDRTTGTSLGPAPTGGFLDFMLALHTDLFLGLPGMLFLGAMGFLFVLALISGVVLYAPFMRRLRFGTLREKRSARVRTLDRHNLVGMVALGWMLVVGATGIINALADPLTESWQNGELAEMTARYVDAAPLPPAQYGSLDTAMASAQAALPGRSPQFIGFPGGDWSTAQHYAIFFQGDRALTQNLLTPALVDARTGELTDARDMPALNQALMLSKPLHFGDYGGLVLKLVWAAMTLLTIWVLWTGIALWLRRGPGHAERRVDEIAQGGMVGQSFDTSLARRA; encoded by the coding sequence TTGCGCGACAGGCCTGCCGCTTATCTTCCATGACGAGATCGACGCCGCGCTGGGCGAGGATTACGAAGCATCGCTTGCCGGCCCGCCTTCGGCCGATGCAGGTCTGCCGCTCGATACGATGTTGCAGACCGCGCTGGCGGACCGACCCGGCGAAGTGCCGCTGTTCATGGCCTTCAGCCAGGACAGCCCGCTTCTGACCGTCACCACCGGCTCCGCACCCGACGCGCCGGGCAGCGACATGACGCTGCTGTTTTTCGACCGCACGACCGGCACATCGCTCGGCCCTGCACCCACCGGCGGCTTCCTGGATTTCATGCTCGCGCTGCATACCGATCTCTTCCTCGGCCTGCCGGGCATGCTGTTCCTCGGCGCCATGGGTTTCCTGTTCGTGCTTGCCCTGATTTCGGGCGTCGTTCTTTACGCCCCTTTCATGCGGCGCCTGCGTTTCGGCACTCTGCGAGAGAAACGAAGCGCACGGGTCCGCACGCTGGACCGGCACAATCTCGTGGGCATGGTGGCCTTGGGTTGGATGCTGGTGGTGGGCGCTACCGGCATCATCAACGCATTGGCCGATCCGCTGACGGAAAGCTGGCAAAACGGCGAGCTGGCTGAAATGACCGCGCGCTACGTCGATGCGGCGCCGTTGCCGCCAGCGCAATACGGCTCGCTCGATACGGCGATGGCTTCCGCACAGGCCGCGCTTCCCGGCCGTTCGCCGCAATTCATCGGCTTTCCCGGCGGCGACTGGAGCACCGCACAGCATTATGCGATCTTCTTCCAGGGCGACCGCGCATTGACGCAGAACCTTCTGACGCCTGCTCTGGTCGATGCCCGCACCGGCGAGCTGACCGACGCGCGCGACATGCCCGCACTCAACCAGGCGCTGATGCTGTCGAAGCCGCTGCATTTCGGCGATTACGGCGGACTGGTGCTGAAGCTGGTCTGGGCGGCGATGACGCTGCTGACGATCTGGGTCCTGTGGACCGGCATCGCACTGTGGCTGCGCCGCGGGCCGGGCCATGCCGAGCGGCGCGTGGACGAGATCGCGCAGGGCGGAATGGTCGGGCAGTCGTTCGATACCTCACTGGCGCGCCGCGCATGA